Genomic segment of Pongo pygmaeus isolate AG05252 chromosome 1, NHGRI_mPonPyg2-v2.0_pri, whole genome shotgun sequence:
GTAGCTGAATTTACATCCTAACTAGCAAGTGGTGGAAGGAGAGGAGGCTAATCAATGTAACAGGATGTTACACATACAAGAAACTTGCTCAATAGGTGCCAAGAAAAGGTGGTGAATAGTGGATAGATGTGGACTACAAGGAGGTTCCCAGAAGCAGCAGTATTGTCTCTGTTAATGCTACAGAGGTAACCAAGCCTTTAAGGAACATATTAGAAGTATAGTATTCCCATGTAATGCAACACCCAGAAATGCATTGTGGATAAAAACAATTCTTTATCACTGAAACTCAATAAACAACTTAATGTATTCCCTAGAAGAAATGATTAAAACTCCATCCCAGTACTGTTTGGCTGACCTTAAGATCAATTTGATGTTTAGCATCCCATATTTATAGAGTTTAGATTTTAAAGAGGAAGGATTAATGAACATGTTTACTGACTGATTAAAAGAATACATCATAAAGCAGAGAATATCCTTCAGTTGCGGCAAGACAGCAATGTGCCTGTACTTTGCAAGTTTGTAGACAGGTTTCAAGGCCAAAAAGCTGGAATCTTTTGGCTACACAAGCAATAAACATCAAAGATACTCATCCAGCTAGATTTCCCATCTCTCAGAGTTCATGGAAATTACCAAGTGTCATTCAATAAGTGTAGGAGATATGGGGAAACAGAGATTATCAGAATTTCATCACGTCCTTGGGCTCAACAGTAATTCTTAGTCCTTCTGAGCACATTTAGATCGTGGGTACATTCTAGAAAGTTACATTTGTCAAAGGTGAAATACATCCTTTGCCTAGAGTGAATGTATTAGTTAATCAACTGAAATCATTAAAGCCACCTACATCATGACCGATGTGAGGATTTTGGCCAATGCCCTGGGATGGATTGGGGATGTGCCCAGCACCCTCCCACTCAGTATGCATCTGGAAGCTCTCCCTTTCTTCCAGCCCAGAGAGAGTCTGTgtctggggaggggtggggagtgtgTGTTGTCTGGGAAGCACCGGGATGCATATCAATCACTCTGTTTGGCGGGTAGCACAGACACACTGCCCCTTTATCCAATCACTATGCAGGCCTTCCCTGGGCCAGAAAGGAGAACTCTTTACAATACAGATGGTGCTATTAATTTCAATAAGAATGTTTGTGAAGTGCTTAACAGTTTACAGAGTCCTctaggttatttgtttttattttgccagGAACTACATTTAGATGGCGGATTTTGATCCTGGTGTTTGCACTTTCCAGCCACATCCTTCTAACTGACTAATCAACAAAGATGTGTGGAACTTGTCTCCTGGATCTATGATAAAAATGGGCCTAGAAATGTCCCAGGCTGGGAACTCACTATTTTTTTTACTGGTGATGGCTTCTGATGCTACCACCATCCAGAACACCAGGGACCTCTCTTGATCCCACAGAGATCTTTTCATGACCATTTCTCTGGACACAATTCCTCCCTACCCAGCTGGTTGTTTAAATTGATCTTTTCATGTTAACATGTTCAGATTTTGGAGAATACACCCAGTATAGGCAGgtctgttcatcttttttttttttttctcgttgttcattttatttagcttTAGCTTAGCCCACTTATCAGACAACTGTGTGTTGCTAAAATAGTTCACTTCTCAGTTGTACCTTCACATTTACATAACTTCACCAACCTATGGCTTTTGGTCATAGAGGAAGCAAAGTCCTTTTTATCCATTGTGACTAGGTCTCTCACTTAGGACCAGGACAGGCTGTACCTCCAGCAGCCTCTCAAGTCCCTTCGACCTTCCTTTGTAGAAAACAATTCAGGCTTCCAATAGGCACTCTGAACTACTGCTTTTTCTCTGTTACTTAAAAGAATTTTGTAGCCGATCTACCTTGACCAAtccttcattttttatggtgttACTAGTTTGTAACAGTGTCTCCTTTACTCAGGATGCATGCCTCTCATTGAGTCCACAAATCACCCGCCTACAAGTCTCTTATCAGTACATCTGCTCGTTCATGCATATGAGTAAGCTGTTAATCAGCTTTTGTTTAATATTACTATGAACATTTCAACTTCAAGTTAATATTGTAACTAGGTCTCTCCCTTAGGACCAGTACAGGCTGTACCTCCAGCAGCCCCTCAAGTCCCTTTGACTTTACTTTGTAGAAAACAATTCAGTCTTCCAATGAGCGCTCAGAGCTACTGCTTTTTCTCTGTTACTTAAAAGAATTTTATAGCCCACCTACCTTGACCAATCCCTCATTACTTCTCTGTATGGAAACTGATAAAAATTTATGTCTACTTCAGAGCCTAGCATCAtccctggcattttttttcttctaccttcCACATATGTCCCTGTCCCACTCACCAGCCAGAGAGGAGACGACAACAATGCTTCCATTGCTCTGCTTCAGCATGGGCAAGGCAGCTACAGTCAGGACCACGTAACTGAGGAAGTTGACTTCCATGCTTTTGCGCACATGGTGAATATCATCATGAAAAAGATTCAAAGAAGTGTTGGTGATGTGGTTGAGAATGAGCATGTCTAGTCCTCCTGCAAGAGATGGCTATATTAAGAAATCATCTGGGGTTGATACCTTTCCCATTCTCCTCCCAAAAGCTCTTTGGTGACCCAAGGGCAAAGTTCAGAGGTGGAGGGAAGAGAAACAGCCTCACCCATGAGCTTTCCTGCTTGGGCAACAAATTGCTCTGCGAAGGTCATGTCTTCCATGGTGCCAGCAATGTAGTGTGCTGAGGCTGCTCCAAGCTCCAGGCAGTGGGATACCACCTGCAGTGATACAGCAGAAATGGCATCAGTCTTAGCTGCAGATTTTTGGGGGGTAGTCTCTGAAGTAATGGGGGGCTTAAATGAGAGATTGCTCACAGCCCTGTTTAGGTAAGAAATGGtaagtatgtttgtgtgtgttttgactAATATAACCCTCATGATCATCGTCCTCTGtctgaaatattttctgaaacatGGTGGGGTTCAAATGGATAAATCATCCCCGTGCTGGGGTTTAAGTTCATGATTTATGCTGATGGCTTCTGTGAATAGGCATTTCTGAAGGCATTATGAGTGTAGTTGCTGGTTACTATGTGGGTAGCTCTAGGTTTGTGAATGTTTGTACATCCTTGGGTTTGTGAGTCCATGAGAGGGCATGTGTCTGGGAGTCTGCATGGGTATGAGGATATGTATTCATGAGCAGGTACTGGGATTTCAGTTTTTGAAAACATCCCTATGTATCTGTAGTTccatgtgtaaatgtgtgtgaCTAGGCATGTCTGTGAGCATATATAGCTCAAGGACTCTGTTGCAgaatatattacacacacacacacacacacacacacacacacacaagaatgaATGCTTAAATGCATACTTTTATATTCCTGTGGGTTTTTTGGTGTTTGAATCTATATATGAGAGCGCAAAAttaagtgtctgtgtgtgtgcatgtgcatctgTATATAGATCTGCGATATGCTAGCTTCTGTGTGTATGTGAGCATATATAAGAACACATCTGAGCATGTGATGGTACATGTATCTGCGGGCATAGAACCCTCACCTTCTGTAGAGTTTCTTTTGACCTCGCTGTCACCACCACATGGGCTCCCATCTTCGCCAGATGATAAGCCATCTCTCTTCCAATCCCTTTGCTGGCCCCTGTGACAATCACTTTCTTTCCTTGGAGCATCTCTGGGGAACCCCAAAAGGAAGTGAGGACCATACCCAAGTTGGCAGCAAaattccttctccctctctggatATAGGCAGGCTTATCTCAATTTGTAACTTAAAGGTTATGAGCCGAGATCAGTTTGTCACAAACTGTGTAAATCACTGTGGGAACAGGCCAGGTCTTTCATAAACATGCTCTGAAGTGGGAGGTTTGGGCTGACAGCCTCCCTACTGTCATTTCTAAAAACCTCCATGGAAAGAGATCATAGGATGAAGCCAGAAAAGTCATGGTTCAGCTAAAATGCTGGAGTTCCAGACATTTCTGGACTCTTTCAATTTTGCTCAATTGAAAGTACATTTAACAAGGAATCAAAACACATGTGTTCATAGAAATTCCAGGGATTTTCCCTCACTTCTATGTAGTCATcatctccagtttttttttttttttttttttttttttttttttttttttgcctcccacTTATCAGTCTCTTCATAGAGCCCAATTAGCTGCTGAGTTGTGAATTTGGGTATTACTCTCATTTTTGTAGAAGATTTGAAACTGCTTTCCATTAAGGGTGCCAAATAAAGCATGGCCTATTTGGCTAGATTTTGGCTACACGATTACCCTTCTTACACAGTCCCCCCTGCCCACAGCCTGTAGCTGGAGGACACAAAAATACCATCTTACCTCAGGGTTCCCTCATTTTCACCAGCTTTGAGGATCAAGAACACATGTTGGTCCTCAGGAACACTCAAGCACCCCTGTGTTTTTTAAACCTATTCCTCCAAAATGAGACGCATGGGTACTTACCTGGTCTGAATTCCTCGTTTGCAGAATAGTAGTAGTAGGCCATGAAGAGCCCCAGAATGGGGAGgagatattttttcataaaagccATCCGACAGGGAGCTGGCCTGAAGACTCCTGtaggacacacagagagagaacctACAGAGCTTTCTACAACCTCCTAAGCAGGCAGCAGCCTCTGAATTGTGACATCAGGGACGGGGGAGGCTGGAGTAGTCTCAGGCAGTGCTAGCCAATTTCCCTGTCAGAGCAGCGATTGGCTTTGGGTGGGATCCCATTCGTCCCTGGCAGCCTGTGTGGTGGATTTCATAATGGACAATGTTTACTCCATTTCATTGAGCAAGAGGAGACTTCCAGATGGCCAAGCTCATGACTGTACAGGACTGGATTCCTGAGCATCCCTACCCGAGTCCATCTTACTCTTAACACCATTTACGCCAGGGATCAATGATCTTTCAATAATGATTTgtcaaagacagagacagaggagtGCATGTAGGGCTTCTGGGGGGAAATGTGAGTAATAGCAAGGAGAGCCAAACTCAAGCGAAATCTCACTCTCAGTCCCCCTACTTCCCCACCCAGTgggaagcaattaaaaataacaacacaaaacagcaaaataagcttaagaaaaaaatgtgcacattttgggaaaaaataatgaaagcaaagaaaCTCTATAAGCCCCACACTCAAGTTCAATGAAAAAGTATTACATCAAAGGAGAAATTGCAAGCCAGCCAGAACCCAGATGGCGGGAAATCCAAGACTGGTTCAAGACTCTAAGGCAAGTGCAACGGATCGTACACCTATTACTTTAACAGAGAACAAAGACGAAATAATGAGTGACAAAAAAGGCACTAAACTATTAAACTGGGTCTTGTAAATGCTGTAGAGCAACAAGAAACATGGAGAAGATGGTAGGAAGAGGCGACCTgatgtagaagaaaaaagaactagCATTAGGCAAGTGAAACTAGCTGGGGACGCCCACACCAGCTAAAAATAGATCTAGTAACAGTAAAAGGACGAGGGTGGTGAGAAACCCCTAGCAATTTAGAATTTATTATcagggaaatataaaaataaccacCTCAGTATGTCCGTAGCACGAATTCATTAAGGAATAATCCtcaaagaaagaatttaagaTGTATCGTTGTTAAGTTTTTCAACTCAAAACCAACCAATCAACTCATGGAAATTACCCCATCACAATGCAATCCTGCATTCTGTAAGTTATCAGTAGAGCAGGGAAAACATTTAAATGTGATAATAAGTATCAGTGCTTTGGAGGAGGGATAGGAGTTGGGAGTAGTGGGGGGACAGAATTTACACAAGGTTAAGGGAAATTAAGTTATGATTCCAAGTGCAGTATCTGGAAACATTCATCGAATTTTCACTTTAgagtaagagaaaataatttaagacCCAGAGGAGATGAAACAATTTGTCAACAAAGGCCCACAGCTGTGAGGGTCACTTGTAGAAAACAATGGAGATTTGAGAACAGTTGAGGGCTAGACAGAGCTCGAGGTCTATGaaggacaaaaagagaaaaaagataaaattcaacTAAAAATTAGATTACATGCCTTTAGAACTGCAAGCtacatttgtataattttataaatatatttatgatacCAAGATATATTACAGGCTAGACTCCATTTTCATCCCTAGAGGGAAGGAAGTGCCAGCCAGAACCCAGATAAGGTTTATTTTCTTAATCCTATACTATTAATAGTAAAATTATAGGAAACAATGAAAAGTTATTTGGAAATATGATGATGCTGAAATGATAG
This window contains:
- the HSD11B1 gene encoding 11-beta-hydroxysteroid dehydrogenase 1 translates to MAFMKKYLLPILGLFMAYYYYSANEEFRPEMLQGKKVIVTGASKGIGREMAYHLAKMGAHVVVTARSKETLQKVVSHCLELGAASAHYIAGTMEDMTFAEQFVAQAGKLMGGLDMLILNHITNTSLNLFHDDIHHVRKSMEVNFLSYVVLTVAALPMLKQSNGSIVVVSSLAGKVAYPMVAAYSASKFALDGFFSSIRKEYSVAKVNVSITLCVLGLIDTETAMKAVSGIVHMQAAPKEECALEIIKGGALRQEEVYYDSSLWTTLLIRNPCRKILEFLYSTSYNMDRLINN